One genomic segment of Coffea arabica cultivar ET-39 chromosome 6e, Coffea Arabica ET-39 HiFi, whole genome shotgun sequence includes these proteins:
- the LOC113695877 gene encoding 14 kDa zinc-binding protein isoform X1 yields MDQTRNPSPSNNSSKISSSSRLLVLQSHLSTQKPTMASEKEAALAAAALPADSPTIFDKIINKEIPANVVYEDDKVLAFRDINPQAPIHILLIPKVKDGLSGVSKVPEAEERHIEILGRLLYTAKLVAKQEGLEDGFRLVINDGPSGCQSVYHLHIHLLGGRQMNWPPG; encoded by the exons ATGGACCAAACTAGGAATCCCAGCCCCAGCAACAACAGCAGCAAGATCAGTAGCAGCAGCCGACTTCTGGTGCTTCAAAGCCACTTGTCTACTCAGAAGCCTACTATGGCTTCCGAGAAAGAAGCTGCTCTCGCTGCAGCCGCTCTTCCTGCCGATTCTCCAACTAT ATTTGACAAGATTATTAACAAGGAAATTCCTGCTAACGTTGTCTATGAAGATGACAAG GTTTTGGCTTTTAGAGACATAAATCCTCAAGCACCCATACACATTCTGCTTATTCCAAAAGTGAAAGATGGCCTAAGTGGAGTTTCGAAGGTTCCTGAA GCTGAGGAGAGGCATATTGAGATTCTTGGACGCCTTCTTTATACTGCAAAACTTGTTGCCAAACAAGAAGGCCTGGAAGATGGCTTCAGACTTGTGATTAATGACGGGCCCAGTGGAT GTCAATCTGTTTATCATCTTCACATTCACCTTCTTGGTGGACGCCAAATGAACTGGCCACCAGGCTAA
- the LOC113695877 gene encoding adenylylsulfatase HINT1 isoform X3: MDQTRNPSPSNNSSKISSSSRLLVLQSHLSTQKPTMASEKEAALAAAALPADSPTIFDKIINKEIPANVVYEDDKAEERHIEILGRLLYTAKLVAKQEGLEDGFRLVINDGPSGCQSVYHLHIHLLGGRQMNWPPG; the protein is encoded by the exons ATGGACCAAACTAGGAATCCCAGCCCCAGCAACAACAGCAGCAAGATCAGTAGCAGCAGCCGACTTCTGGTGCTTCAAAGCCACTTGTCTACTCAGAAGCCTACTATGGCTTCCGAGAAAGAAGCTGCTCTCGCTGCAGCCGCTCTTCCTGCCGATTCTCCAACTAT ATTTGACAAGATTATTAACAAGGAAATTCCTGCTAACGTTGTCTATGAAGATGACAAG GCTGAGGAGAGGCATATTGAGATTCTTGGACGCCTTCTTTATACTGCAAAACTTGTTGCCAAACAAGAAGGCCTGGAAGATGGCTTCAGACTTGTGATTAATGACGGGCCCAGTGGAT GTCAATCTGTTTATCATCTTCACATTCACCTTCTTGGTGGACGCCAAATGAACTGGCCACCAGGCTAA
- the LOC113695877 gene encoding 14 kDa zinc-binding protein isoform X2, giving the protein MDQTRNPSPSNNSSKISSSSRLLVLQSHLSTQKPTMASEKEAALAAAALPADSPTIFDKIINKEIPANVVYEDDKVLAFRDINPQAPIHILLIPKVKDGLSGVSKAEERHIEILGRLLYTAKLVAKQEGLEDGFRLVINDGPSGCQSVYHLHIHLLGGRQMNWPPG; this is encoded by the exons ATGGACCAAACTAGGAATCCCAGCCCCAGCAACAACAGCAGCAAGATCAGTAGCAGCAGCCGACTTCTGGTGCTTCAAAGCCACTTGTCTACTCAGAAGCCTACTATGGCTTCCGAGAAAGAAGCTGCTCTCGCTGCAGCCGCTCTTCCTGCCGATTCTCCAACTAT ATTTGACAAGATTATTAACAAGGAAATTCCTGCTAACGTTGTCTATGAAGATGACAAG GTTTTGGCTTTTAGAGACATAAATCCTCAAGCACCCATACACATTCTGCTTATTCCAAAAGTGAAAGATGGCCTAAGTGGAGTTTCGAAG GCTGAGGAGAGGCATATTGAGATTCTTGGACGCCTTCTTTATACTGCAAAACTTGTTGCCAAACAAGAAGGCCTGGAAGATGGCTTCAGACTTGTGATTAATGACGGGCCCAGTGGAT GTCAATCTGTTTATCATCTTCACATTCACCTTCTTGGTGGACGCCAAATGAACTGGCCACCAGGCTAA